A window of the Trichoderma asperellum chromosome 4, complete sequence genome harbors these coding sequences:
- a CDS encoding uncharacterized protein (EggNog:ENOG41~TransMembrane:7 (o20-39i51-76o96-118i130-150o178-197i209-228o255-274i)) — MPGLMSPDEAAASHAGLVRIPSIVFFAVTPIFVAIRFWNRISRRTGLGWDDYTVLVSFFCTLLVQIFMMISCNYGFGKHIKTLSVPDKLAALKWFYVAQIFYKLTIGLTKMSIVLLYLRIFVQRWFRICCYILLGIVTAYAIASTIVSIFQCNPISGAWDKSTHPTCVSLTQNWYANAGYSIATDVLILLLPMQPIWASKLPLSQKRALMFVFALGSFVTVTSIMRATTLNFSTTSPDTTFDIASTLWTIIEENVAIICACLPMCRIVLAFLFPQTFGSNNASKGSTGASGGLGSESRNKYGYERSSSPSRRQSWKPYSGPGGDTISRSVAAHQSDDASEEFILTSVQRHGSSDDQDGAIRKTTKYEVSYESGPYKN; from the exons ATGCCTGGTCTTATGTCTCCAGACGAGGCGGCTGCCAGCCATGCCGGCCTCGTTCGCATTCCGAgtatcgtcttcttcgccgtGACACCAATCTTCGTCGCCATTAGATTCTGGAATCGTATCTCAAGAAGAACAGGGTTGGGATGGGACGATTACACTGTTTTAGTGTCCTTT TTTTGTACTCTGTTGGTGCAAATATTCATGATGATTTCATGCAATTACGGATTTGGCAAACATATTAAGACATTATCGGTCCCAGACAAGCTGGCTGCTCTCAAG TGGTTTTACGTTGCGCAAATCTTCTACAAACTCACCATCGGCCTGACTAAAATGTCCATTGTCCTCTTGTATCTGCGAATCTTTGTCCAGAGGTGGTTCCGCATCTGCTGCTACATCCTCCTGGGCATCGTCACGGCATATGCTATTGCTAGCACAATTGTGTCCATCTTCCAGTGCAACCCGATTAGTGGAGCTTGGGACAAGTCCACCCATCCTACATGTGTCAGTCTGACTCAAAACTGGTACGCCAACGCCGGCTACTCAATCGCCACCGATGTCTTGATCTTGTTGCTCCCAATGCAGCCCATTTGGGCGAGCAAACTGCCCCTTAGCCAAAAGAGGGCCTTGATGTTTGTCTTTGCTCTTGGTAGTTT TGTTACTGTGACATCTATCATGCGTGCCACTACCCTCAACTTCTCGACAACCAGCCCTGATACGACCT TCGACATCGCTTCGACCCTGTGGACCATCATCGAAGAAAATGTCGCTATTATCTGTGCCTGTTTGCCCATGTGCCGTATCGTCCTAGCCTTTCTCTTCCCCCAGACCTTTGGCAGCAACAATGCTTCCAAGGGCTCTACGGGAGCATCTGGCGGTCTGGGATCAGAGAGCCGCAACAAATACGGATATGAGCGCTCCAGTTCACCCTCACGCCGCCAAAGCTGGAAACCTTATTCCGGACCAGGCGGAGATACCATCAGCCGCAGCGTGGCTGCTCACCAGAGCGACGATGCGAGTGAAGAGTTTATCCTCACGTCTGTACAAAGACACGGCTCGTCGGACGACCAGGATGGAGCCATCCGGAAGACTACGAAATACGAAGTTTCATATGAAAGCGGGCCATACAAAAATTAG
- a CDS encoding uncharacterized protein (EggNog:ENOG41~TransMembrane:2 (i283-305o317-337i)): MRRANPRQVGFICQSCASLPAQASRQPFPSRILLSAPRQVVQSSVWRSTPARWTASVSASKAAADAETEADGKAGPVAQRAVTDALQLANMAEDSVNKFLSVDGIPAKQLTAAALQSCLRAAAALHPQLKRAEAQYRASASKLVSLGAERTGARIPVDAKLMEATLRISHAAYAIIASPNVEMTPEFLELYVAIQAQLGQPESLPAVFEMYAHKPKPVVKDGQIAYVKQNPNAAARAIEPAIADMALQTAIDAKSLDSALGVIESSYSLPAFKRQKLIKHGTAPALGLVTLPFGIFGLSTAYAAYWQNTMDISTATGIGFAGISGYFLVVGSLGMIAKLSNKDQMKRVTWTPGTPLRYRWLREEERAALDKVACAWGFKEPWRHGEEMGPEWEGLKEYMGYRQMLLDRVEFMEGMS, from the coding sequence ATGCGACGAGCGAATCCCCGGCAGGTTGGCTTTATATGCCAGTCCTGTGCTTCATTGCCGGCCCAAGCATCAAGGCAACCTTTTCCAAGCCGCATTCTACTCTCCGCTCCCCGCCAAGTTGTTCAAAGCTCGGTCTGGAGATCAACACCGGCGAGATGGACCGCATCAGTGTCAGCCTCAAAGGCCGCTGCAGACGCCGAAACAGAAGCAGACGGGAAGGCAGGACCAGTAGCACAGCGGGCCGTGACGGACGCCTTGCAATTGGCGAATATGGCGGAGGATAGCGTCAACAAGTTCCTCTCCGTCGACGGCATCCCGGCGAAGCAACTTACAGCCGCTGCTCTGCAGTCATGTCTACGAGCGGCCGCTGCGCTTCATCCCCAATTGAAGCGGGCAGAGGCGCAATATAGGGCCTCAGCATCGAAACTCGTTTCTTTGGGAGCCGAGCGGACAGGCGCGAGGATACCCGTTGATGCCAAGCTGATGGAGGCGACTCTTCGAATCTCCCACGCGGCATATGCCATTATTGCAAGCCCGAATGTTGAGATGACACCGGAATTCCTGGAGCTCTATGTCGCCATTCAAGCACAACTCGGCCAGCCAGAGTCTCTGCCTGCTGTCTTTGAGATGTACGCACACAAGCCAAAGCCTGTTGTCAAGGATGGCCAAATTGCGTACGTGAAGCAGAATCCCAATGCGGCCGCCCGAGCTATAGAGCCCGCAATCGCAGATATGGCTCTGCAGACTGCAATTGATGCCAAGAGTCTAGATTCAGCTCTTGGAGTCATTGAGTCTTCATACTCCCTTCCTGCTTTTAAGCGCCAGAAGTTGATCAAGCACGGCACGGCACCTGCGCTCGGTCTCGTCACCCTTCCGTTTGGCATCTTTGGTCTATCAACGGCCTATGCCGCCTACTGGCAAAACACCATGGACATCAGCACTGCTACGGGGATTGGCTTTGCCGGTATCTCGGGCTACTTCCTTGTAGTTGGCTCTCTCGGTATGATTGCCAAGCTGAGCAACAAGGACCAGATGAAGAGAGTTACATGGACACCGGGAACGCCGCTACGGTATCGATGGCtaagggaggaggagagagccGCTCTGGATAAGGTGGCATGTGCATGGGGCTTCAAGGAGCCTTGGAGACACGGCGAGGAGATGGGTCCTGAGTGGGAGGGCCTCAAGGAGTACATGGGATATaggcagatgctgcttgACAGAGTCGAGTTTATGGAGGGCATGAGCTGA